A part of Bacillus thuringiensis genomic DNA contains:
- a CDS encoding LCI fold-containing protein, which produces MFKKLVVGVLATGIALTGGIGAASADTQKAVSSPKQATCSIPYEYSNGKFKRTLYYSNGVYANSFNENVCGGTITWYLKHVQNGVAFYEGNLK; this is translated from the coding sequence ATGTTCAAGAAATTAGTAGTAGGAGTATTAGCAACTGGTATTGCATTAACAGGAGGAATTGGGGCAGCTTCAGCTGATACGCAAAAAGCTGTGAGCTCTCCGAAGCAAGCAACATGTTCAATTCCTTATGAGTATTCTAATGGTAAATTCAAAAGAACTCTTTATTACTCAAATGGAGTATATGCTAATAGTTTTAATGAAAATGTTTGTGGCGGGACGATTACGTGGTATTTAAAACATGTTCAAAATGGAGTTGCTTTTTACGAAGGTAATTTAAAATAG